The sequence TTCCAGCAATTCCGCCGCCTGCTGGTGGGCCGCGGTCGCATCCTGGCGTGCCTTCTCGACCGCGGCGGGATCATTCAGGTCGGCCGCCTTGTCCATGGCATCGAGCGATTGCTTCGCCTGCTCGAATGCTTGAGCGATGGCGGCGTAGCGAGCGCCGAATTGTTCCAGCGTGGTCTTCGCGCGGATGCGGTAGGCGTAGTCGTCCTCGGAAATGATCTGCACGCGTGAGATCTCCGAGGCTCCTTGGCCGAGCAGGGATGGATTGTGGTCGGAGGCCTGCAGGAAGAGTTCGATGGTCTGGCCCGGATGCACGCCGAGTTCGGAAAGCTGGACGGCATCCGCGAAGTCGAATGCCTTGTCGCGCAGCGTTGGAGCGACGACGCGGGTGCGGTCGCGGAATCCCTCCAAGGTGCGGACGAGCTGGACCTTTGACAACGCGTGATCGTCTTCCGCCCGCCCGGCCAGACGCAGCGTCGAGGAAGGCGTGGCGAGGAGGAATCGCGGCGGGGAGGCGAGATCGACCACGGGTGCCTGGTCGGGCAGAGCCTTCAGCCCGAGATCGAGCGGCGTGGTGGCGGGAGTGCCGCGCACGTCGCGCAGCATCGCGCTGAGCTTGCCCGGGCGGGTGGCGATCCAGCGGAAGGCGATGGCTTCCGATGAGATGATCTCGCCGGGGATCTCCTCCGGCACGGATTCGACGCCGGGCGCGGTGGCCGGAGTGAAGACGAGCGCCGAGGGGGCGAGCGGGCGATTGCTGGTGACCTCGAGCACGATCTCCGAGCCCTCGATCGCGGCGATCTCGTTCGTGTCGAGCGGCGTGGTGGCCGCCTCCCTGCCGGTGTAGGCCGGCGGGGTGATCGTTACTTTCCCCGCGAGCACCTTGGGCTGGAGCAGCAGCTCCACCGGCACCCAGGTCGAGCGAGCCTTGCCACACGCGAAGGCGATCGAGACCGGTTCGGTCAATGCGTCGAGCGTGCGGGAGAAGCGGGTGTCGGATTCGCGGAACGACGGCAAACGTAGTACTTCATCCGTACCGGGTCGGCGCACCAGCAACTCCACCGGGTGCTCCAATTCTCCTCCCGTGATTTCCACCGCCACCTCCAGCTCCCCGCCATAGACGGTGGACGGGGCGACGGGGTCGATGGCGAAGCGCAGCGGGCTCCACGGCGGGAGGTCGGCCTCGGGCTCCATCAGGCGCTGCGCCACGGTGCGGGTCGCATCCGGCGTGGCGAACCACAGGATGCCGATGGGCAGCGCGGCGAGTGCCAGCGCCGAGGCGGCGAGCCCGATAGGTCTCCATGGGATGATGTTCGAAACGGGGATCGCGGCGAGTTCCGCGGCGGCCTCGCGATGCGAACGCTCGGCGAGGTGGCGGGCAAGCGGGGTCTCTGCCGCAGCGGGATCGAGCGTCAATGCCGCGCTGGCCGGATTGCGCGGCGAGGCGAGCAGGCGGTCCGCGGTTTCCGCCCCGCGTTTCCGCGAGAAGAGGCTGGCCTTGCCGAGTGCCGCGAGGGCCGCGAGCGAAAGTACGACAAGTACCGTAGCCACCAGAGCGGATCGCCCTGATGCCTCGAATGCGAGCCCGGCATCCGCGAGCCCCGCGCCGAGCGCCAGCAGGCAAGCCAGCGCCGCCGCGGCAAGCAGCGCTACGAGCCAGCGCCCGAAGCGCCGCCAGCGGCGGATGCGATTGAGTGAGGAGGGGAAGGTCATGGCAATCGGATGAGAGAGATGAAGATGGTCAGCTCATGAAAGCGCGGGAGAGCCCGATGAGTCCGGTTTCCTCCGCCAGATCAGATAGTTTTCGATAAAGCGCTGCTGGGTGCGGTTCAGGTTGATCGCGGGTCTCATGCTTTTCAGGACATCGAGGCCTTCCTGTGTGGTGGTGATGCGACCGCGGTGAATGAGGAGCGCCAGGGCGAAGACTCCCGTTCTGCCGTGGCCCTGGGCACAGTGAACATAGGTGCTGCCTTCGGACACCGCCTCGATCGTCCGGCAGAGATCCTGTGGCGAAGGGATGCCCGCATCTAAGATGGGAAGGCAGCGATACGACGGATGGTCGCGGATGATGGCAGGATCTTCAAACTCAGCGGTGAGGTCCACGTAGTGCTCGAAGCCATCGGGAATCTCGCTCGATAGCAGCCGGCGGCCGACCGTCAGCTTGTCGTCGATGCGGTTGAAGGAAGGCTCTCTCCCGAGAATCCGGCAGAGGTGCCAGACGGTCCATGAGAACGCGAGGTAGGGGAGCAGGACGATCCTGTGCAGTGAAGAGATCCGTCCATCTCGCCCCTTGCCGAGTGCCCTTGCACCGGCACCTGCATACGCAATCGAAACTCCCGCGAAGCTGATCGATGTCCACGCCAGCAGAGCGCCCACGGATGGATAAACGAATGCAGCCGCTGCCATGGCGGCGCTCATGAATCCGAATGTGATCGCGTATTTCATCAATATTTGCGGGGTCGAATGTTGCTCACGCGAGCCCCTGCCTGCGTCTCAGATACCACTCCAGCGCCAGCGGCACGGCGATGAGCAGGGCGAACCACCAGCGGGTCCATGAGGGTTGCCAGATGGCTCCAGAACTGCGGGCGGTGGGAGCTTCGGGGGTGAATGATTTACTGAGGAAAGCGGGCAGATCGGCGGGAGCGATGAGGCTGCCGCCGGTGGCGTCGGCGAGCGATCCGAGGAAGACGGGATCGGCGGCGAGGTTGTCGCTTTCCAAAGGCGGCGCGGGCACCAGATAGCTCGCCTCCGGGGCGGGCGGGGCCTTCTCTCGGGGATCGACCACGCTGAGCTTCCACGCGCCCGGTGCATCCGGCGTGAAGGAGGCGCGCCAGTGCGGGTGGCCGCCGGGATCCGGATAGGCGGCGGGCTGGAGGTCGGTCGGCTTGCCCTCCGGCGAGATGATACGCAGCACCGGCGATGGCACGGTGCCACTGCCGCGATAGGACATCGACACGCTGACCGCGTCACCGGCGCGTCCGCGGAGCGAGGGCAGGCGCAGCGAAAAATCCTGACCGGGCAGGAACTCGGAATACGAGGCCATCCACTGGATGAGCTGCGTCCAGAAGTCCTCGTACATGTTTCCCAGTTCACGGGCCTCGGGATAGAAGTCCCATTTCCACAAGCCGTCGCCATTCACCAGCCCGCACACGCCCTGGCCGTAGCGGCGCACCAGCAGCGAGGGGATGTCCTTCGAGAATCCGCTGCCGCTCTCATCGCGGCCGCTGGCGAGCACCCGCGTGAAGGGCTTCACCATGGAGATCTGGCGCGCGTCCTTCAGCGTCGGCAGTGAGGTCCAAAGCGACGCGGAG comes from Luteolibacter flavescens and encodes:
- a CDS encoding DUF4175 domain-containing protein — protein: MTFPSSLNRIRRWRRFGRWLVALLAAAALACLLALGAGLADAGLAFEASGRSALVATVLVVLSLAALAALGKASLFSRKRGAETADRLLASPRNPASAALTLDPAAAETPLARHLAERSHREAAAELAAIPVSNIIPWRPIGLAASALALAALPIGILWFATPDATRTVAQRLMEPEADLPPWSPLRFAIDPVAPSTVYGGELEVAVEITGGELEHPVELLVRRPGTDEVLRLPSFRESDTRFSRTLDALTEPVSIAFACGKARSTWVPVELLLQPKVLAGKVTITPPAYTGREAATTPLDTNEIAAIEGSEIVLEVTSNRPLAPSALVFTPATAPGVESVPEEIPGEIISSEAIAFRWIATRPGKLSAMLRDVRGTPATTPLDLGLKALPDQAPVVDLASPPRFLLATPSSTLRLAGRAEDDHALSKVQLVRTLEGFRDRTRVVAPTLRDKAFDFADAVQLSELGVHPGQTIELFLQASDHNPSLLGQGASEISRVQIISEDDYAYRIRAKTTLEQFGARYAAIAQAFEQAKQSLDAMDKAADLNDPAAVEKARQDATAAHQQAAELLEALANDFPAFELEQRLKDLAAKGAADAKQNLEQLGAFDPKGGEADQRRAIREMRDRLGARQQEHQQLQDDAKTVAEAGKLLEMAAKFQQIYQTQVSISKRIRTIAEEINKGNDQNRRLLPSLAETQDKNREALDQFASELKKRAEACTDPALAPLAESSLQFLEALRLSDPQSVMESGAKAGRLGVANDAFVQAELARGLLETLMQRQDDPFAQACQGQCMNFSIPRPDVNATMQQLLEGLMCQNPGMSPNQGQGGGGMGGGGTGPTGNAAPGFSMMDLPVVGPQRMNFEPASMGGSADGKGQTTPGRQAATAAESSSMKPSELPRETRSAPEPESVPEPYREAVKRYFDPES
- a CDS encoding protein-tyrosine phosphatase family protein, giving the protein MKYAITFGFMSAAMAAAAFVYPSVGALLAWTSISFAGVSIAYAGAGARALGKGRDGRISSLHRIVLLPYLAFSWTVWHLCRILGREPSFNRIDDKLTVGRRLLSSEIPDGFEHYVDLTAEFEDPAIIRDHPSYRCLPILDAGIPSPQDLCRTIEAVSEGSTYVHCAQGHGRTGVFALALLIHRGRITTTQEGLDVLKSMRPAINLNRTQQRFIENYLIWRRKPDSSGSPALS